The following proteins are co-located in the Streptomyces sp. DT2A-34 genome:
- a CDS encoding potassium/proton antiporter, whose translation MTVHDLNQLLLVCSLVLLVAVAAVRISSRSGLPSLLVYLGIGVLMGQDGIGGIRFDDAELTQVIGYAALVVILAEGGLGTKWKEIRPALPAASGLALVGVSVSVGVTATAAHYLVGLEWRQALIIGAVVSSTDAAAVFSVLRKIPLPSRVTGTLEAESGFNDAPVVILVVAFSQSGPIEHWYALLGKITLELAIGAAIGIAVGWLGAWGLRHVALPASGLYPIAVMAIAVTAYAAGASVHGSGFLAVYLASMVMGNARLPHWPATRGFADGLGWIAQIGMFVLLGLLVTPHELGDDILPALAIGLVLTMVARPLSVVACLVPFRVPWREQALMSWAGLRGAVPIVLATIPMVGGVEDSRRIFNIVFVLVVVYTLLQGPTLPWLARKLHLGQGPEAADLGIESAPLERLRGHLLSVAIPEGSKMHGVEVNELRLPAGAAVTLVVRDGKSFVPLPTTVLRLGDELLVVATDPVRDAAERRLRAVGAGGKLAGWLGTNGATGTRRPNRR comes from the coding sequence CTGACTGTCCACGACCTCAACCAGCTCCTGCTCGTCTGCTCGCTCGTCCTGCTCGTCGCCGTCGCAGCGGTCCGGATCTCCTCGCGCAGCGGGCTCCCCAGCCTGCTCGTGTACCTGGGCATCGGCGTGCTCATGGGCCAGGACGGCATCGGCGGCATCCGCTTCGACGATGCCGAGCTGACGCAGGTCATCGGGTATGCGGCGCTGGTCGTGATCCTGGCCGAAGGTGGTCTCGGCACGAAGTGGAAGGAGATCAGGCCGGCGCTTCCGGCCGCCTCCGGGCTGGCCCTGGTCGGGGTCTCGGTGAGCGTCGGGGTCACGGCGACGGCCGCGCACTACCTGGTCGGGCTGGAGTGGCGGCAGGCGCTCATCATCGGGGCGGTGGTCTCCTCGACCGACGCCGCCGCGGTCTTCTCCGTGCTGCGGAAGATCCCTCTCCCCTCGCGCGTGACGGGCACCCTGGAGGCCGAGTCCGGCTTCAACGACGCCCCCGTGGTCATCCTGGTCGTCGCCTTCTCCCAGTCCGGCCCGATCGAGCACTGGTACGCGCTGCTGGGCAAGATAACCCTGGAGCTGGCCATCGGCGCGGCCATCGGTATCGCGGTGGGCTGGCTGGGCGCCTGGGGCCTCAGGCACGTGGCGCTGCCCGCCTCCGGCCTCTACCCGATCGCCGTCATGGCCATCGCCGTCACCGCGTACGCGGCGGGCGCCTCGGTGCACGGCAGCGGCTTCCTGGCGGTGTACCTGGCCTCGATGGTGATGGGCAACGCACGGCTGCCGCACTGGCCCGCCACCCGCGGGTTCGCCGACGGGCTCGGCTGGATCGCCCAGATCGGCATGTTCGTCCTGCTCGGCCTGCTGGTCACCCCGCACGAGCTGGGCGACGACATCCTGCCCGCGCTGGCCATCGGGCTGGTGCTGACCATGGTGGCGCGCCCGCTGAGCGTCGTGGCATGTCTGGTGCCGTTCCGGGTCCCCTGGCGGGAGCAGGCGCTGATGTCCTGGGCGGGACTGCGCGGCGCCGTGCCCATCGTCCTCGCGACGATCCCCATGGTGGGCGGCGTCGAGGACAGCCGCCGCATCTTCAACATCGTCTTCGTCCTGGTCGTCGTCTACACCCTGCTCCAGGGACCGACGCTGCCCTGGCTCGCCCGCAAGCTGCACCTCGGGCAGGGCCCCGAGGCCGCCGACCTCGGCATCGAGTCGGCGCCGCTGGAGCGGCTGCGCGGACATCTGCTGTCCGTCGCGATCCCCGAGGGCTCGAAGATGCACGGCGTCGAGGTCAACGAGCTGCGGCTGCCCGCCGGAGCCGCCGTCACCCTCGTCGTCCGTGACGGAAAATCGTTCGTCCCGCTGCCGACGACGGTGCTGCGGCTCGGCGACGAACTGCTCGTGGTCGCCACGGATCCGGTCCGGGACGCCGCGGAGCGCCGACTGCGCGCCGTGGGGGCCGGAGGCAAGCTGGCCGGGTGGCTGGGAACGAACGGGGCGACCGGAACCAGGCGACCCAATCGCAGGTGA